The proteins below are encoded in one region of Danio rerio strain Tuebingen ecotype United States chromosome 14, GRCz12tu, whole genome shotgun sequence:
- the si:rp71-46j2.7 gene encoding uncharacterized protein si:rp71-46j2.7 isoform X6, translating to MYSWRCFLAIIFVLVWYFSEFGQIWTQAFFCFVCLFNFPFKKQDRERSTQTDDTLEETIQQVKISHRLASDETDDGARQADPQTTQCPNVHRSLLQVFKYAYLHLIQPWYNVPELVDSQPLHRALQKEFNLVVEKVICKAKNFDLSSTSVGCIRILTQHLHSAKLSDRPPAFSSRSEEMAVLRTFSEALVRNLFPEYLWEPKLYQCLLTEILATKALDVLVKCLCNPDTLNHMIVLQMDRVTPKSSVGDLLNSDREGTPSSTGSEEAEVLTDDADDGRSEDMKDKKKAGNKFKEHFSKMFDKVKARKAKKKKLKKMEQELLCYRAKSARRSAVIEGDGAISRDGSMGSLLDSDYDSEADVYLTTVQEDMMEFKLSYEMWRVGKWAVHVTDVKKEDEELCFTVHLAESSNPENLHWDVKKTQSDILHFHSLWQVREEMVRNLCIQNYFGAVL from the exons atgtacagttgGCGGTGCTTCCTCGCCATCATATTTGTGCTCGTCTGGTACTTCTCAGAGTTTGGGCAGATATGGACACAAGCTTTCTTCTGTTTTGTATGCCTTTTCAATTTCCCTTTTAAAAAGCAAGACCGTGAACGAAGCACTCAGACGGATGATACGCTTGAGGAAACAATTCAGCAG GTAAAGATAAGTCACAGATTGGCCAGCGATGAGACTGATGATGGAGCCAGACAAGCTGATCCTCAGACTACACAATGTCCAAATGTGCACCGGTCACTTCTCCAAG tgtttaAATATGCCTATCTTCACCTGATCCAGCCATGGTACAACGTCCCAGAACTTGTCGACAGTCAGCCCCTTCATAGGGCACTACAGAAGGAGTTCAATCTGGTTGTGGAGAAAGTCATTTGTAAGGCCAAAAACTTTGATCTGTCGTCTACCAGTGTGGGTTGTATTCGGATTCTTACTCAACATCTGCACAGTGCAAAGCTGTCAGACAG GCCTCCAGCGTTCAGTTCAAGGTCTGAGGAAATGGCAGTCCTCAGGACTTTCTCTGAAGCTCTAGTGCGAAACCTTTTCCCTGAGTACCTTTGGGAACCAAAACTCTACCAGTGTCTCCTGACTGAGATTTTAGCAACAAAAG CACTTGATGTGCTTGTGAAATGCCTTTGTAATCCAGACACCCTGAATCACATGATTGTTTTGCAAATGGACAGAGTAACTCCTAAAAGTTCAGTTGGAGACCTGCTCAACTCAGATAGAGAAGGCACGCCATCCTCCACTGGTAGTGAAGAAGCAGAAGT ATTGACAGACGACGCTGATGATGGTAGATCTGAAGACATGAAAGACAAGAAGAAGG CAGGTAACAAGTTCAAAGAACACTTCTCTAAAATGTTTGATAAAGTCAAGGCAAGGAAGGCCAAAAAGAAAAAACTTAAGAAGATGGAGCAAGAGCTTCTATGTTATAGGGCTAAATCTGCACGCAGATCTGCTGTCATTGAAGGTGATGGTGCAATCAGCAGAGATGGGTCTATGGGAAGCCTGCTGGACTCAGATTAT GACAGCGAAGCGGATGTTTACCTAACAACTGTCCAAGAGGATATGATGGAGTTTAAGCTTTCATACGAGATGTGGCGCGTGGGGAAGTGGGCAGTCCATGTTACAGAT GTTAAGAAGGAGGATGAAGAGCTTTGTTTCACTGTTCACCTCGCAGAGAGCAGTAACCCTGAGAATCTCCACTGGGATGTGAAAAAGACCCAGTCAGATATACTCCATTTTCATAGCCTCTGGCAGGTGAGAGAGGAAATGGTGAGAAATTTGTGCATCCAAAACTATTTCGGAGCTGTACTGTAG
- the si:rp71-46j2.7 gene encoding uncharacterized protein si:rp71-46j2.7 isoform X3, whose product MYSWRCFLAIIFVLVWYFSEFGQIWTQAFFCFVCLFNFPFKKQDRERSTQTDDTLEETIQQVKISHRLASDETDDGARQADPQTTQCPNVHRSLLQVFKYAYLHLIQPWYNVPELVDSQPLHRALQKEFNLVVEKVICKAKNFDLSSTSVGCIRILTQHLHSAKLSDRPPAFSSRSEEMAVLRTFSEALVRNLFPEYLWEPKLYQCLLTEILATKALDVLVKCLCNPDTLNHMIVLQMDRVTPKSSVGDLLNSDREGTPSSTGSEEAEVLTDDADDGRSEDMKDKKKAGNKFKEHFSKMFDKVKARKAKKKKLKKMEQELLCYRAKSARRSAVIEGDGAISRDGSMGSLLDSDYDSEADVYLTTVQEDMMEFKLSYEMWRVGKWAVHVTDVKKEDEELCFTVHLAESSNPENLHWDVKKTQSDILHFHSLWQDTSTLPSVSAIVEKTKKELDEAYAEEVKSALEHFLQVLVSDEQLGHTQPVFQFLCPFARLLNDKEHEGGVWTLLNGLASFLTPGHDEEETHNSKGEDKADEAGASGFHTGPSAQPACIDTVEEPKGSITEGPLATKFSIPYEETDPFRSREQDMDYNDDDQDVVSDGQDSLTESLDSFVNRSKLVIPTAYSNDISSSVTGSTESLQIDSADGLRSAQSGGKTHKKEKLSSKKSNGPQKLKVKEKTAQLKEETTNQPQPQKRESHGNWEQVEATKAVFDLVKEITGNSVLINIVDAILKPVQPLVKKKINSFLKRMHPTEAQIASYIDSFRETMWPEGNVPSPQPPRESEEKNETKEKALQLINSKYSNSLILKKTDVETVFKIFQDTEENKKLVYMLLSYILREFLPGEPAFSAKPNLTRSKSKDFVL is encoded by the exons atgtacagttgGCGGTGCTTCCTCGCCATCATATTTGTGCTCGTCTGGTACTTCTCAGAGTTTGGGCAGATATGGACACAAGCTTTCTTCTGTTTTGTATGCCTTTTCAATTTCCCTTTTAAAAAGCAAGACCGTGAACGAAGCACTCAGACGGATGATACGCTTGAGGAAACAATTCAGCAG GTAAAGATAAGTCACAGATTGGCCAGCGATGAGACTGATGATGGAGCCAGACAAGCTGATCCTCAGACTACACAATGTCCAAATGTGCACCGGTCACTTCTCCAAG tgtttaAATATGCCTATCTTCACCTGATCCAGCCATGGTACAACGTCCCAGAACTTGTCGACAGTCAGCCCCTTCATAGGGCACTACAGAAGGAGTTCAATCTGGTTGTGGAGAAAGTCATTTGTAAGGCCAAAAACTTTGATCTGTCGTCTACCAGTGTGGGTTGTATTCGGATTCTTACTCAACATCTGCACAGTGCAAAGCTGTCAGACAG GCCTCCAGCGTTCAGTTCAAGGTCTGAGGAAATGGCAGTCCTCAGGACTTTCTCTGAAGCTCTAGTGCGAAACCTTTTCCCTGAGTACCTTTGGGAACCAAAACTCTACCAGTGTCTCCTGACTGAGATTTTAGCAACAAAAG CACTTGATGTGCTTGTGAAATGCCTTTGTAATCCAGACACCCTGAATCACATGATTGTTTTGCAAATGGACAGAGTAACTCCTAAAAGTTCAGTTGGAGACCTGCTCAACTCAGATAGAGAAGGCACGCCATCCTCCACTGGTAGTGAAGAAGCAGAAGT ATTGACAGACGACGCTGATGATGGTAGATCTGAAGACATGAAAGACAAGAAGAAGG CAGGTAACAAGTTCAAAGAACACTTCTCTAAAATGTTTGATAAAGTCAAGGCAAGGAAGGCCAAAAAGAAAAAACTTAAGAAGATGGAGCAAGAGCTTCTATGTTATAGGGCTAAATCTGCACGCAGATCTGCTGTCATTGAAGGTGATGGTGCAATCAGCAGAGATGGGTCTATGGGAAGCCTGCTGGACTCAGATTAT GACAGCGAAGCGGATGTTTACCTAACAACTGTCCAAGAGGATATGATGGAGTTTAAGCTTTCATACGAGATGTGGCGCGTGGGGAAGTGGGCAGTCCATGTTACAGAT GTTAAGAAGGAGGATGAAGAGCTTTGTTTCACTGTTCACCTCGCAGAGAGCAGTAACCCTGAGAATCTCCACTGGGATGTGAAAAAGACCCAGTCAGATATACTCCATTTTCATAGCCTCTGGCAG gaTACTTCCACTTTACCTTCTGTATCTGCAATAGTTGAGAAAACAAAGAAGGAACTTGATGAGGCATATGCAGAGGAAGTTAAATCAGCATTGGAGCACTTTTTACAG GTGTTGGTCTCCGATGAACAGCTTGGTCACACTCAGCCTGTATTTCAGTTCTTGTGTCCGTTTGCACGGCTGCTGAATGATAAGGAACATGAAGGGGGTGTCTGGACTCTTCTGAATGGACTTGCAAGCTTCCTGACTCCTGGCCATGATGAAGAGGAG ACCCATAACTCCAAAGGAGAGGATAAGGCTGATGAAGCAGGAGCATCAGGATTTCACACTGGACCGTCAGCACAGCCAGCCTGCATCGACACAGTTGAGGAGCCAAAGGGCAGCATTACAGAAGGGCCACTGGCTACAAAGTTTTCTATCCCTTATGAAGAGACTGACCCCTTCAGAAGTAGAGAACAAGATATGGACTACAACGATGATGATCAAGATGTGGTTTCTGATGGACAGGACAGTCTTACAGAAAGCTTGGATAGCTTTGTTAATAGGTCAAAATTAGTTATTCCTACAGCATATTCCAATGACATCTCAAGCTCAGTCACAGGTTCTACTGAATCCCTGCAGATTGACTCAGCCGATGGCCTTAGAAGTGCTCAGTCTGGGGGTAAAACGCACAAAAAGGAGAAGTTATCTAGCAAAAAGTCAAATGGACCTCAAAAGCTTAAAGTGAAAGAGAAAACTGCACAGCTCAAGGAAGAGACGACAAATCAGCCTCAACCTCAGAAAAGGGAATCCCATGGCAATTGGGAGCAGGTTGAAGCCACTAAAGCTGTATTTGATTTAGTCAAGGAAATAACTG GTAATTCAGTCCTCATTAACATTGTTGATGCCATTCTAAAACCAGTCCAGCCTTTGGTGAAGAA GAAAATTAACAGCTTTTTAAAAAGGATGCATCCCACTGAAGCTCAGATTGCATCCTACATCGACAGTTTCCGGGAGACGATGTGGCCAGAGGGAAATGTGCCTTCTCCCCAGCCACCGAGGGAAAGCGAGGAGAAAAACGAGACAAAGGAAAAGGCTTTGCAGCTTATAAATTCAAAAT ACTCAAACTCTCTGATCCTCAAGAAGACCGATGTGGAAACTGTGTTTAAGATCTTTCAGGACACGGAGGAAAACAAGAAGCTGGTCTAT ATGCTGCTTTCATACATTTTAAGGGAGTTCCTACCGGGAGAGCCTGCATTCAGTGCAAAACCTAATCTAACTAGATCGAAATCTAAGgattttgttttataa